In Mangifera indica cultivar Alphonso chromosome 1, CATAS_Mindica_2.1, whole genome shotgun sequence, a single genomic region encodes these proteins:
- the LOC123223552 gene encoding eukaryotic translation initiation factor 6-2, whose amino-acid sequence MATRLMFENSCEVGVFSKLTNAYCLVAIGGSESFYSTFEAELADVIPVVKTSIGGTRIIGRLCAGNKKGLLLPHTTTDQELQHLRNSLPDQVVVQRIEERLSALGNCIACNDHVALAHTDLDRETEELIADVLGVEVFRQTIAGNILVGSYCTFSNRGGLVHPHTSIEDLDELSTLLQVPLVAGTVNRGSEVIAAGLTVNDWTAFCGSDTTATELSVIESVFKLREAQPSAIVDEMRKSLIDTYV is encoded by the exons ATGGCTACTA GACTTATGTTTGAGAACTCTTGTGAGGTTGGTGTATTTTCCAAGCTCACTAACGCTTACTGTTTGGTCGCAATCGGAGGTTCTGAAAGCTTCTACAG CACATTTGAAGCTGAGTTAGCAGATGTTATTCCTGTGGTTAAAACATCGATTGGTGGCACTAGAATTATTGGGAGGCTCTGTGCTG GAAATAAAAAAGGGCTTCTATTGCCGCACACTACCACTGATCAAG AGCTTCAACACTTGAGAAACAGTCTACCTGACCAAGTTGTTGTGCAGCGTATTGAAGAGAGGCTATCTGCCCTTGGGAATTGCATAGCTTGCAATGACCATGTTGCCCTTGCACACACCGATCTTGACAGG GAAACTGAGGAACTGATTGCAGATGTTCTTGGAGTAGAAGTTTTCAGGCAGACAATAGCTGGTAACATCCTTGTGGGTAGTTATTGTACCTTCTCTAATAGAGGTGGCTTG GTTCACCCACATACATCCATTGAAGACTTGGATGAACTTTCAACACTTCTTCAAGTACCTTTGGTGGCTGGGACAGTGAACCGTGGAAGTGAAGTGATCGCTGCTGGGTTGACTGTTAATGACTGGACAGCATTTTGTGGATCAGACACCACAGCAACTGAACTATCCGTTATTGAGAGTGTTTTCAAGTTGAGGGAAGCTCAACCTAGTGCCATTGTGGATGAGATGAGGAAATCTTTAATTGACACTTATGTCTAA